A stretch of Hoplias malabaricus isolate fHopMal1 chromosome 10, fHopMal1.hap1, whole genome shotgun sequence DNA encodes these proteins:
- the ttyh1 gene encoding protein tweety homolog 1 isoform X3, which yields MATVPSYSPSVWVRMCHALPRFDLQMQMRDNIFTPDSWEYQQTLLVLSSLSAIALVLSLLVVLSFLIHYCCCQRGDGGRDNEEEEEDDEASGGHGYSGKKGRGICCVTWVSVAAVTLCCVAIGIGFYGNSEANDGMYQLTSSLLTANYTLGSIDLLVWDTVTVLQRSVSGPLTSLEDVFGGNKPALVSTRSCRRLSERVVSMLSSLSLSRGVSTITSGASGVNGSDSIVGVLTPVPPSISPTLTPTSTAKSIPAPFSPGWAANTLMVNEDYRWLSFVLLLLLDLVVCLFILLGLAKQARWLLILMTVLAWLALFLSWGSLGLETATVVALSDFCFDPNTFVLNSTHFNAGTNTEILDYYLSCNRRMTSPFQQALTQSQRALSNIHTHLSNLERDALPRFPKAEKSLREVQQILNVTEGNFHQLVALLNCRGLNKDYIDSLKGLCFDGMEGLLYLSLYSFLSALAFTAILCSLPGAWRTFSSDSEEYEDSDSESEDPFTSHQDSKRFLQWQPWL from the exons ATGGCAACGGTGCCCAGTTACAGCCCCTCAGTTTGGGTGCGGATGTGCCATGCTCTTCCTCGCTTTGACTTGCAGATGCAGATGAGGGACAATATCTTCACTCCAGACAGCTGGGAATACCAACAG ACCTTGCTGGTCCTCTCCAGTCTCTCGGCCATTGCTCTGGTGCTGTCTCTCCTTGTGGTCCTGTCCTTCCTCATCCACTACTGCTGCTGTCAACGTGGTGATGGGGGGAGGGACAacgaggaagaggaagaggatgatgaGGCTAGCGGTGGCCATGGTTACAGTGGCAAAAAGGGGCGGGGCATCTGCTGTGTCACATGGGTGTCTGTCGCTGCGGTGACGCTTTGCTG TGTTGCCATAGGCATTGGTTTCTACGGCAACAGTGAGGCGAACGATGGGATGTATCAGTTGACCTCGTCTCTGCTCACTGCCAATTACACACTGGGTTCCATcgatctgctg GTTTGGGACACTGTTACTGTCTTACAGCGGTCAGTTTCTGGACCCCTGACTTCTCTAGAGGATGTGTTTGGAGGGAATAAACCGGCTCTGGTGTCCACACGGTCCTGCAGGCGACTGTCAGAGCGAGTGGTTTCTatgctctcctctctctctctgagccgAGGTGTCAGCACCATTACTTCTGGGGCGTCAGGAGTTAACGGCAGTGACAGTATAGTTGGGGTGTTAACCCCTGTTCCCCCTTCTATATCCCCGACACTCACCCCCACATCCACAGCCAAGAGCATCCCAGCACCATTCTCACCAGGGTGGGCTGCTAACACACTCATGGTCAATGAAGACTACAG GTGGCTGTCATTTGTGCTGCTTTTGCTGTTGGACCTGGTTGTGTGTCTCTTTATTCTGCTGGGATTGGCCAAACAGGCTCGATGGCTTCTCATCCT gatgACAGTCTTGGCCTGGTTAGCTCTGTTTCTGAGCTGGGGGTCTCTCGGCCTGGAGACAGCCACAGTGGTG gctctcagtgatttttgttttgaCCCAAACACATTTGTTCTTAACTCTACTCACTTCAACGCTGGGACCAATACAG AAATCCTGGACTATTACCTGAGCTGTAACAGGAGAATGACCAGCCCCTTCCAGCAG GCACTGACCCAGTCTCAGAGAGCTCTGTCCAATATCCACACTCATCTCTCCAATCTGGAGCGAGATGCTCTCCCACGCTTCCCTAAAGCAGAG AAGTCTCTGAGGGAGGTGCAGCAGATCCTGAATGTGACGGAGGGAAATTTCCACCAGCTGGTGGCGCTACTCAACTGCCGAGGGCTCAACAAG GACTATATTGACTCTCTGAAAGGACTGTGCTTTGATGGAATGGAGGGAttgctctatctctctctttactcATTTCTCTCAGCTCTGGCATTCACTGCCATCCTCTGTTCCCTTCCTGGAGCATGGAGGACCTTTTCCAG CGACTCAGAGGAGTACGAAGACTCGGACAGCGAGAGTGAGGACCCTTTCACTTCCCATCAG GACTCCAAACGCTTCCTCCAATGGCAACCCTGGTTATGA
- the ttyh1 gene encoding protein tweety homolog 1 isoform X2 has product MATVPSYSPSVWVRMCHALPRFDLQMQMRDNIFTPDSWEYQQTLLVLSSLSAIALVLSLLVVLSFLIHYCCCQRGDGGRDNEEEEEDDEASGGHGYSGKKGRGICCVTWVSVAAVTLCCVAIGIGFYGNSEANDGMYQLTSSLLTANYTLGSIDLLVWDTVTVLQRSVSGPLTSLEDVFGGNKPALVSTRSCRRLSERVVSMLSSLSLSRGVSTITSGASGVNGSDSIVGVLTPVPPSISPTLTPTSTAKSIPAPFSPGWAANTLMVNEDYRWLSFVLLLLLDLVVCLFILLGLAKQARWLLILMTVLAWLALFLSWGSLGLETATVVALSDFCFDPNTFVLNSTHFNAGTNTEILDYYLSCNRRMTSPFQQALTQSQRALSNIHTHLSNLERDALPRFPKAEKSLREVQQILNVTEGNFHQLVALLNCRGLNKDYIDSLKGLCFDGMEGLLYLSLYSFLSALAFTAILCSLPGAWRTFSSDSEEYEDSDSESEDPFTSHQARRPTATGSQRGALPPFYSYQGAGWTPPFSSAPPLPTLPAC; this is encoded by the exons ATGGCAACGGTGCCCAGTTACAGCCCCTCAGTTTGGGTGCGGATGTGCCATGCTCTTCCTCGCTTTGACTTGCAGATGCAGATGAGGGACAATATCTTCACTCCAGACAGCTGGGAATACCAACAG ACCTTGCTGGTCCTCTCCAGTCTCTCGGCCATTGCTCTGGTGCTGTCTCTCCTTGTGGTCCTGTCCTTCCTCATCCACTACTGCTGCTGTCAACGTGGTGATGGGGGGAGGGACAacgaggaagaggaagaggatgatgaGGCTAGCGGTGGCCATGGTTACAGTGGCAAAAAGGGGCGGGGCATCTGCTGTGTCACATGGGTGTCTGTCGCTGCGGTGACGCTTTGCTG TGTTGCCATAGGCATTGGTTTCTACGGCAACAGTGAGGCGAACGATGGGATGTATCAGTTGACCTCGTCTCTGCTCACTGCCAATTACACACTGGGTTCCATcgatctgctg GTTTGGGACACTGTTACTGTCTTACAGCGGTCAGTTTCTGGACCCCTGACTTCTCTAGAGGATGTGTTTGGAGGGAATAAACCGGCTCTGGTGTCCACACGGTCCTGCAGGCGACTGTCAGAGCGAGTGGTTTCTatgctctcctctctctctctgagccgAGGTGTCAGCACCATTACTTCTGGGGCGTCAGGAGTTAACGGCAGTGACAGTATAGTTGGGGTGTTAACCCCTGTTCCCCCTTCTATATCCCCGACACTCACCCCCACATCCACAGCCAAGAGCATCCCAGCACCATTCTCACCAGGGTGGGCTGCTAACACACTCATGGTCAATGAAGACTACAG GTGGCTGTCATTTGTGCTGCTTTTGCTGTTGGACCTGGTTGTGTGTCTCTTTATTCTGCTGGGATTGGCCAAACAGGCTCGATGGCTTCTCATCCT gatgACAGTCTTGGCCTGGTTAGCTCTGTTTCTGAGCTGGGGGTCTCTCGGCCTGGAGACAGCCACAGTGGTG gctctcagtgatttttgttttgaCCCAAACACATTTGTTCTTAACTCTACTCACTTCAACGCTGGGACCAATACAG AAATCCTGGACTATTACCTGAGCTGTAACAGGAGAATGACCAGCCCCTTCCAGCAG GCACTGACCCAGTCTCAGAGAGCTCTGTCCAATATCCACACTCATCTCTCCAATCTGGAGCGAGATGCTCTCCCACGCTTCCCTAAAGCAGAG AAGTCTCTGAGGGAGGTGCAGCAGATCCTGAATGTGACGGAGGGAAATTTCCACCAGCTGGTGGCGCTACTCAACTGCCGAGGGCTCAACAAG GACTATATTGACTCTCTGAAAGGACTGTGCTTTGATGGAATGGAGGGAttgctctatctctctctttactcATTTCTCTCAGCTCTGGCATTCACTGCCATCCTCTGTTCCCTTCCTGGAGCATGGAGGACCTTTTCCAG CGACTCAGAGGAGTACGAAGACTCGGACAGCGAGAGTGAGGACCCTTTCACTTCCCATCAGGCACGTAGACCAACGGCCACGGGCTCACAGCGAGGGGCTTTGCCCCCCTTCTATAGTTACCAGGGGGCCGGCTGGACACCCCCCTTTTCTAGCGCGCCTCCGTTACC TACTCTCCCAGCATGCTGA
- the ttyh1 gene encoding protein tweety homolog 1 isoform X1, with product MATVPSYSPSVWVRMCHALPRFDLQMQMRDNIFTPDSWEYQQTLLVLSSLSAIALVLSLLVVLSFLIHYCCCQRGDGGRDNEEEEEDDEASGGHGYSGKKGRGICCVTWVSVAAVTLCCVAIGIGFYGNSEANDGMYQLTSSLLTANYTLGSIDLLVWDTVTVLQRSVSGPLTSLEDVFGGNKPALVSTRSCRRLSERVVSMLSSLSLSRGVSTITSGASGVNGSDSIVGVLTPVPPSISPTLTPTSTAKSIPAPFSPGWAANTLMVNEDYRWLSFVLLLLLDLVVCLFILLGLAKQARWLLILMTVLAWLALFLSWGSLGLETATVVALSDFCFDPNTFVLNSTHFNAGTNTEILDYYLSCNRRMTSPFQQALTQSQRALSNIHTHLSNLERDALPRFPKAEKSLREVQQILNVTEGNFHQLVALLNCRGLNKDYIDSLKGLCFDGMEGLLYLSLYSFLSALAFTAILCSLPGAWRTFSSDSEEYEDSDSESEDPFTSHQARRPTATGSQRGALPPFYSYQGAGWTPPFSSAPPLPTPNASSNGNPGYESLALSDRPSPPPSYSPSMLTGYGGNQSHPNPAHSRNLYSH from the exons ATGGCAACGGTGCCCAGTTACAGCCCCTCAGTTTGGGTGCGGATGTGCCATGCTCTTCCTCGCTTTGACTTGCAGATGCAGATGAGGGACAATATCTTCACTCCAGACAGCTGGGAATACCAACAG ACCTTGCTGGTCCTCTCCAGTCTCTCGGCCATTGCTCTGGTGCTGTCTCTCCTTGTGGTCCTGTCCTTCCTCATCCACTACTGCTGCTGTCAACGTGGTGATGGGGGGAGGGACAacgaggaagaggaagaggatgatgaGGCTAGCGGTGGCCATGGTTACAGTGGCAAAAAGGGGCGGGGCATCTGCTGTGTCACATGGGTGTCTGTCGCTGCGGTGACGCTTTGCTG TGTTGCCATAGGCATTGGTTTCTACGGCAACAGTGAGGCGAACGATGGGATGTATCAGTTGACCTCGTCTCTGCTCACTGCCAATTACACACTGGGTTCCATcgatctgctg GTTTGGGACACTGTTACTGTCTTACAGCGGTCAGTTTCTGGACCCCTGACTTCTCTAGAGGATGTGTTTGGAGGGAATAAACCGGCTCTGGTGTCCACACGGTCCTGCAGGCGACTGTCAGAGCGAGTGGTTTCTatgctctcctctctctctctgagccgAGGTGTCAGCACCATTACTTCTGGGGCGTCAGGAGTTAACGGCAGTGACAGTATAGTTGGGGTGTTAACCCCTGTTCCCCCTTCTATATCCCCGACACTCACCCCCACATCCACAGCCAAGAGCATCCCAGCACCATTCTCACCAGGGTGGGCTGCTAACACACTCATGGTCAATGAAGACTACAG GTGGCTGTCATTTGTGCTGCTTTTGCTGTTGGACCTGGTTGTGTGTCTCTTTATTCTGCTGGGATTGGCCAAACAGGCTCGATGGCTTCTCATCCT gatgACAGTCTTGGCCTGGTTAGCTCTGTTTCTGAGCTGGGGGTCTCTCGGCCTGGAGACAGCCACAGTGGTG gctctcagtgatttttgttttgaCCCAAACACATTTGTTCTTAACTCTACTCACTTCAACGCTGGGACCAATACAG AAATCCTGGACTATTACCTGAGCTGTAACAGGAGAATGACCAGCCCCTTCCAGCAG GCACTGACCCAGTCTCAGAGAGCTCTGTCCAATATCCACACTCATCTCTCCAATCTGGAGCGAGATGCTCTCCCACGCTTCCCTAAAGCAGAG AAGTCTCTGAGGGAGGTGCAGCAGATCCTGAATGTGACGGAGGGAAATTTCCACCAGCTGGTGGCGCTACTCAACTGCCGAGGGCTCAACAAG GACTATATTGACTCTCTGAAAGGACTGTGCTTTGATGGAATGGAGGGAttgctctatctctctctttactcATTTCTCTCAGCTCTGGCATTCACTGCCATCCTCTGTTCCCTTCCTGGAGCATGGAGGACCTTTTCCAG CGACTCAGAGGAGTACGAAGACTCGGACAGCGAGAGTGAGGACCCTTTCACTTCCCATCAGGCACGTAGACCAACGGCCACGGGCTCACAGCGAGGGGCTTTGCCCCCCTTCTATAGTTACCAGGGGGCCGGCTGGACACCCCCCTTTTCTAGCGCGCCTCCGTTACC GACTCCAAACGCTTCCTCCAATGGCAACCCTGGTTATGAAAGCCTGGCTCTGAGTGACAGGCCgtcccctcccccctct TACTCTCCCAGCATGCTGACGGGTTATGGGGGTAATCAATCACACCCAAACCCCGCCCACTCCAGGAACCTGTACTCGCActaa